In a single window of the Agromyces sp. H17E-10 genome:
- a CDS encoding MFS transporter, whose amino-acid sequence MVTKNEPDADLAAGLAVSDGETAPAVAIPVAEPQQPMSRGYILWLMLASFGASMAMMVPLSYGIAVRITELAPGHEEVLGFITGIAQAVYLVLSPLVGIWSDHTRSRFGRRSPFIYLGAAIGLAGLVVIGLAPNLLIVGAGWVLGMVGWSIAGAALQNIQADKLPEGQRGKVSALTGLMTQVAPVLGIGVAYAVSSNTFLVFLLPGAIGAVLLVLFPLVKPEGSSKDLVPPTQVTVKSVFASYGFNIRKYPDFAWNWLGRFVFFIGLYFNTTFGTFFYAQRLDMPVREVAGVVATVGMVGVLAAAGGALAGGFLSDKLQRRRLFVMIAAVLFVVGALVEATAWSLAQIVVGAVLMQLTIAVFATVDQAIVYATIPERDQAGRYMAVIQFAQKIPSAIAPLLAGVVIVIGATGGEKNYTLLYLLGAVFALIGGLVIMFKVKSVR is encoded by the coding sequence ATGGTGACGAAGAACGAGCCGGACGCGGACCTCGCAGCCGGCCTGGCCGTATCCGACGGGGAGACCGCGCCCGCGGTCGCGATTCCGGTGGCCGAGCCGCAGCAACCGATGAGCCGGGGCTACATCCTCTGGCTGATGCTCGCGAGCTTCGGTGCATCCATGGCCATGATGGTGCCGCTCTCGTACGGCATCGCCGTACGCATCACCGAACTCGCACCCGGTCACGAAGAAGTGCTCGGGTTCATCACCGGGATCGCGCAGGCCGTGTACCTCGTGCTCAGTCCGCTGGTCGGCATCTGGAGCGACCACACCCGGTCCCGGTTCGGACGTCGAAGTCCGTTCATCTACCTCGGCGCGGCGATCGGCCTGGCAGGCCTCGTCGTCATCGGTCTTGCTCCGAACCTGCTGATCGTCGGCGCCGGCTGGGTGCTCGGCATGGTGGGCTGGTCGATCGCCGGCGCCGCGCTGCAGAACATCCAGGCCGACAAACTGCCCGAGGGGCAGCGCGGCAAGGTGTCGGCGCTCACCGGCCTGATGACCCAGGTGGCTCCGGTGCTCGGCATCGGCGTCGCCTACGCGGTGTCGTCGAACACCTTCCTGGTCTTCCTGCTGCCGGGCGCGATCGGCGCGGTGCTGCTCGTCCTGTTCCCGCTCGTCAAGCCCGAGGGCAGTTCGAAGGACCTCGTGCCGCCGACGCAGGTCACCGTAAAGTCGGTGTTCGCCAGTTACGGGTTCAACATCCGCAAGTACCCCGACTTCGCGTGGAACTGGCTGGGCCGCTTCGTCTTCTTCATCGGCCTCTACTTCAACACCACCTTCGGCACGTTCTTCTACGCCCAGCGGCTCGACATGCCGGTGCGAGAGGTGGCCGGCGTGGTCGCGACGGTCGGCATGGTCGGGGTGCTCGCCGCCGCGGGCGGCGCGCTCGCAGGAGGATTCCTTTCGGACAAGCTCCAGCGTCGCCGCCTGTTCGTGATGATCGCCGCCGTGCTCTTCGTCGTCGGCGCGCTCGTCGAGGCCACCGCCTGGTCGCTCGCGCAGATCGTCGTCGGCGCCGTGCTCATGCAGCTGACGATCGCGGTGTTCGCGACCGTCGACCAGGCGATCGTGTACGCGACCATCCCCGAACGCGACCAGGCCGGCCGCTACATGGCGGTCATCCAGTTCGCCCAGAAGATCCCGAGCGCCATCGCGCCGCTGCTGGCCGGCGTCGTGATCGTGATCGGCGCGACCGGTGGCGAGAAGAACTACACGCTGCTGTACCTGCTCGGCGCCGTCTTCGCGCTGATCGGCGGCCTCGTCATCATGTTCAAGGTCAAGTCGGTTCGTTGA
- a CDS encoding glycosyl hydrolase, whose protein sequence is MLASSAVVVAFALIAAPSAASIAAPASSRHTEGPSGGAELTAETFANPPGSVRPMYRWWMPLAFTEDDVLREELRDLAASGAGGVEVAPFYVPGEGNQSNAFLAEYGWGTAAWAHKMEVITGEAADLGLIVDQNLGPQYPPTVPTLSSFNQPEAEQQLIFGREFRRPGETRSGPLPAPTTGPPSVSTQLCESASAGQTELHVRNLGGFASGDTITVGVDSGAERVTVTGLGDRTASCGVLSVSALASPHALNEPVGNIARTTRIRTLIAQCVDACATTGNGQRVLDPESVVDVSADVQSGALSYTFPTGNGNPWVVIDFLQAPSGLIAQRGGYMSTQPNYVVDHLSRGGVAIQSDFWDEHILTDEVRANLARIGSGAIFEDSLELGSAQKWTWDFVEAFTAKRGYDPTLLLPALAGAGIQGTTAPAFEFTGIGPKVREDYRKTVSDLYTEEYVGSMQDWAEGHGLNFRVQPYGIPIGTPAASGRAGIAEGESLNFGSPNPLGAEQDYRAVSAGAHLSGKNVVSVECCAVFQGGYRSSLAGPQVPGQFGQGGDGSTVGGRYSQGLLDSIYKSYAGGVNQVVWHGLAYRDAPKGVGTAGRDGGTWPGYQPWDIFGALNVNDAFGPRQASWPDYQAVNDSLARTQLVLRQGRAKVDLGIYYEDLGLIGSSVSGQQTPQHMLGTDSATSSAGYTYEYVAPEFLEDPYLSPEKDGGLFGDRSDYGALVLNNQRSISLSAAQRILELAEQGLRVFVVGEAPTTTTGAEPDAADLAGIVAALLDQPTVRRVATETELPRELGGAGIRPAVTPETPTSALGLVRRDLGNVTYDFIYNRSGAEVEQNLTLAGSGRPFAFDTWTGQITPLGEYVKGDDTVTVPVSIAPYDKVIIGLTNKGVITSGQGDPIHAPATYAVRSDGEVFASGNAQGLTLRASAAGTYTTELSSGAQRTTDVRGIIPAITLNNWTLKAQTWTPGANAYTTTKTDVAEFPVVAGSDGKLPSWREITSPTDLTRHSGLGLYVTTFMLPKEWTKSDGAYLSLGAVLDSATVSVNGEPVIVNQSDRGRIDLGHLLHAGTNTIAVRAATTMFNAVRSTGDSNYQIPDWQRTGLIGPVTITPYRDVELSVPGR, encoded by the coding sequence GTGCTCGCAAGCTCGGCGGTCGTCGTCGCGTTCGCGCTCATTGCCGCGCCATCAGCTGCATCGATCGCCGCTCCTGCATCAAGCCGCCACACTGAGGGGCCGAGCGGCGGCGCCGAGCTGACCGCCGAAACGTTCGCCAATCCGCCCGGCTCGGTGCGCCCGATGTACCGGTGGTGGATGCCGTTGGCGTTCACCGAAGACGACGTGCTCCGCGAGGAGTTGCGCGACCTCGCCGCCTCGGGTGCGGGCGGTGTGGAGGTCGCACCCTTCTACGTACCCGGCGAGGGCAATCAGAGCAACGCGTTCCTCGCGGAGTACGGCTGGGGCACGGCCGCTTGGGCGCACAAGATGGAAGTGATCACCGGCGAGGCCGCGGACCTGGGACTGATCGTCGACCAGAACCTCGGCCCGCAGTATCCGCCGACGGTTCCGACTCTCAGCAGTTTCAACCAGCCCGAGGCGGAACAGCAGCTCATTTTCGGGCGCGAGTTCCGCCGGCCGGGCGAAACGCGCTCTGGCCCGCTGCCCGCCCCGACCACCGGTCCCCCGTCGGTGTCGACGCAGCTCTGCGAATCTGCCTCCGCTGGCCAGACCGAATTGCACGTACGGAACCTCGGCGGGTTCGCGTCGGGCGATACGATCACCGTTGGCGTGGACAGCGGCGCGGAACGCGTGACGGTCACCGGTTTGGGTGATCGCACTGCGTCGTGCGGCGTCCTGTCAGTGTCGGCGCTGGCGAGTCCGCACGCTCTGAACGAGCCCGTCGGCAACATCGCCCGCACTACGCGGATTCGCACCTTGATCGCGCAGTGCGTGGACGCCTGCGCGACGACGGGCAACGGGCAGCGCGTGCTCGACCCCGAGTCGGTCGTCGATGTCAGCGCCGATGTGCAGAGCGGCGCACTCAGCTACACATTCCCCACCGGAAACGGCAACCCGTGGGTGGTGATCGACTTCCTGCAGGCACCTTCGGGGCTGATCGCGCAGCGTGGCGGGTACATGTCGACGCAGCCGAACTACGTCGTCGATCACCTCAGTCGCGGCGGGGTGGCCATCCAGTCAGACTTCTGGGATGAGCACATCCTGACCGACGAAGTCCGCGCGAATCTCGCCCGAATCGGTTCTGGTGCGATCTTCGAGGACTCGCTCGAGCTCGGGTCGGCTCAGAAGTGGACGTGGGATTTCGTCGAGGCGTTCACTGCCAAGCGGGGGTACGATCCCACGCTGCTCCTGCCGGCGTTGGCCGGCGCCGGCATTCAAGGCACGACCGCCCCCGCGTTCGAGTTCACCGGGATCGGCCCGAAGGTCCGAGAGGACTACCGAAAGACCGTGAGCGACTTGTACACCGAGGAATACGTCGGATCGATGCAGGACTGGGCAGAAGGACATGGTCTCAACTTCCGCGTCCAGCCGTACGGCATCCCCATCGGGACTCCGGCCGCATCCGGCCGCGCCGGCATCGCCGAGGGCGAGTCGCTGAATTTCGGCAGCCCCAACCCGCTCGGGGCCGAACAGGACTACCGGGCGGTGAGCGCTGGAGCACACCTGAGTGGGAAGAACGTCGTCTCGGTCGAGTGTTGCGCGGTGTTCCAGGGCGGATATCGCTCGAGCCTGGCCGGACCGCAGGTTCCCGGTCAATTCGGCCAGGGCGGCGACGGGTCAACAGTCGGCGGCCGCTACTCGCAGGGACTGCTCGACAGCATCTACAAGAGCTACGCCGGTGGCGTCAACCAGGTGGTCTGGCACGGCCTCGCATACCGGGACGCACCGAAGGGCGTGGGCACCGCGGGTCGTGACGGCGGCACATGGCCGGGCTACCAGCCCTGGGATATCTTCGGCGCCCTCAACGTGAACGACGCGTTCGGCCCGCGCCAGGCGAGCTGGCCGGACTACCAGGCCGTGAACGACAGCCTCGCCCGCACCCAGCTCGTCCTGCGGCAAGGTCGAGCGAAGGTCGACCTGGGTATCTACTACGAGGATCTGGGCCTGATCGGCTCGTCGGTGAGCGGCCAGCAGACGCCTCAGCACATGCTTGGAACCGACTCGGCGACTTCCAGTGCCGGATACACGTACGAGTACGTCGCTCCCGAGTTCCTCGAGGATCCGTACCTCAGCCCCGAGAAGGATGGCGGCCTCTTCGGCGACCGTTCCGACTACGGTGCACTCGTCCTGAACAACCAGCGGAGCATCTCGCTTTCGGCGGCCCAGCGGATCCTCGAACTGGCTGAACAGGGCCTGCGAGTCTTCGTGGTCGGCGAAGCGCCCACCACGACCACCGGGGCCGAGCCCGATGCGGCCGACCTCGCCGGCATCGTCGCCGCACTGCTCGACCAGCCCACCGTCAGGCGGGTGGCAACGGAGACCGAACTTCCCCGAGAGTTGGGCGGGGCAGGAATTCGGCCCGCGGTGACACCAGAGACGCCGACGTCCGCGCTCGGCCTCGTCCGTCGAGACCTCGGCAACGTCACCTACGACTTCATCTACAACCGTTCGGGCGCGGAAGTCGAGCAGAACCTCACGCTCGCCGGATCCGGTCGTCCGTTCGCCTTCGATACGTGGACCGGCCAGATCACCCCGCTCGGTGAGTACGTCAAGGGTGACGACACCGTGACCGTTCCGGTCAGTATCGCGCCATACGACAAGGTGATCATCGGGCTCACGAACAAGGGAGTGATTACCAGCGGTCAGGGCGACCCGATCCACGCTCCCGCGACCTACGCTGTCCGAAGCGATGGCGAGGTATTCGCCTCCGGCAATGCGCAGGGCCTCACACTTCGTGCCTCTGCGGCCGGCACCTACACGACGGAACTGAGCAGCGGTGCTCAGCGAACCACGGACGTGCGGGGCATCATCCCAGCGATCACGCTCAACAACTGGACGCTCAAGGCTCAGACGTGGACGCCCGGTGCGAACGCGTACACCACGACGAAGACGGACGTCGCAGAATTCCCGGTCGTGGCGGGAAGCGACGGAAAGTTGCCGTCATGGCGGGAGATCACCTCGCCCACGGACCTTACTCGCCACTCGGGCCTCGGCTTGTACGTGACCACCTTCATGTTGCCCAAGGAATGGACGAAGTCCGATGGCGCGTACTTGAGCCTCGGAGCCGTCCTCGACTCCGCCACCGTGTCGGTCAACGGTGAGCCCGTGATCGTGAACCAATCGGACCGCGGCCGGATCGATCTCGGTCATCTCCTGCATGCCGGTACGAACACCATCGCCGTACGCGCGGCGACGACCATGTTCAATGCCGTCCGCTCCACTGGAGACAGCAACTACCAGATCCCTGACTGGCAGCGAACCGGCCTCATCGGCCCGGTGACGATCACCCCGTATCGTGACGTAGAGCTTTCGGTACCCGGAAGGTGA
- a CDS encoding glycoside hydrolase family 1 protein yields the protein MTTFPEGFLWGAATAGHQIEGNNVNSDWWAREQMMPGMELSGDAVDSYHRYREDIRLLADAGLTSYRFSLEWSRIEPVRGHFSKAELAHYRRMIDYCLDHGVAPVVTLQHFTTPQWFAALGGWDGPDAEALFCAYVEQACTILDGVEWVATMNEPNMQAAIMTAMRHLSASGGEWTSPTVEAEGDAEKKQTHSEFLTYADPEIGRMFTRIHHAARAIVRERTGAKVGWTIAAGALTAAPGGEEKLLQIRYGKEDVYWEGSRGDDFVGVQAYSSQQVDANGLVPHPPHPDNTLVGTSFRPDSLAMAVRHAWEVSEHTPIVVTENGIATADDAQRIRYTEEALRGLAGTIADGIDVRGYLHWSLLDNFEWGHWEPTFGLISVDRDTFARTPKPSLAWLGEVAKRNGLESAEAAA from the coding sequence ATGACGACCTTCCCCGAGGGCTTCCTCTGGGGCGCCGCGACCGCGGGCCACCAGATCGAGGGCAACAACGTGAACAGCGACTGGTGGGCGCGCGAGCAGATGATGCCGGGCATGGAGCTCTCCGGTGACGCGGTGGACAGCTACCACCGCTACCGCGAGGATATCCGGCTGCTCGCTGACGCGGGCCTCACGTCCTACCGCTTCAGCCTGGAGTGGTCGCGGATCGAGCCGGTGCGCGGTCACTTCTCGAAGGCTGAGCTCGCCCACTACCGCCGCATGATCGACTACTGCCTCGACCACGGCGTCGCACCCGTCGTCACCCTGCAGCACTTCACGACACCGCAGTGGTTCGCCGCGCTCGGCGGCTGGGACGGCCCCGACGCCGAAGCGCTGTTCTGCGCGTACGTTGAGCAGGCGTGCACCATCCTCGACGGCGTCGAATGGGTCGCGACCATGAACGAGCCCAACATGCAGGCGGCGATCATGACCGCGATGCGGCACCTCTCAGCGTCCGGCGGGGAGTGGACGAGCCCCACGGTCGAGGCCGAGGGCGATGCGGAGAAGAAGCAGACGCACAGTGAGTTCCTGACCTACGCCGACCCCGAGATCGGGCGCATGTTCACGCGGATCCACCACGCCGCCCGCGCGATCGTGCGCGAGCGCACCGGCGCGAAGGTCGGCTGGACGATCGCGGCAGGCGCCCTCACGGCAGCGCCCGGCGGCGAGGAGAAGCTGCTGCAGATCCGGTACGGCAAGGAGGACGTGTACTGGGAGGGCAGCCGCGGCGACGACTTCGTCGGCGTGCAGGCGTACTCGAGCCAGCAGGTCGACGCGAACGGCCTCGTGCCGCACCCGCCGCACCCCGACAACACCCTCGTCGGCACGTCCTTCCGTCCCGACTCCCTCGCGATGGCCGTCCGCCACGCGTGGGAGGTCAGTGAGCACACGCCCATCGTCGTCACCGAGAACGGCATCGCCACCGCCGACGACGCGCAGCGCATCCGCTACACGGAGGAGGCGCTGCGGGGCCTCGCGGGCACCATCGCCGACGGCATCGACGTGCGCGGCTACCTGCACTGGTCACTCCTCGACAACTTCGAGTGGGGCCACTGGGAGCCGACCTTCGGCCTCATCTCGGTCGACCGCGACACCTTCGCGCGCACACCGAAACCGAGCCTGGCCTGGCTCGGCGAGGTCGCGAAGCGCAATGGGCTGGAGTCGGCGGAGGCTGCAGCATGA
- a CDS encoding TetR/AcrR family transcriptional regulator, protein MPGSTPPETAQLQESGLREKSPTPASAHRIAAAPPAKPRARRGPYASTPARRAQIVRAALASFAEHGYERASLRDIAARAELTHAALLRHFASKDELLLAALAQRDDDDEEMARRIMQSRVPAEQVLSNVLADEFAHPEHQRNWLAITVAATNPDHPAHDFFIARRERMRQHFSSGRLATAHDGEEVTADDKVTMLLAMIDGLRIQALLDPSRQTLPLLETFMRMIMTDDAARD, encoded by the coding sequence ATGCCGGGTTCCACCCCGCCGGAGACAGCGCAGCTGCAGGAGTCCGGCTTGCGCGAGAAGTCCCCTACTCCCGCTTCCGCCCACCGAATCGCAGCCGCTCCGCCCGCGAAACCGCGAGCCCGTCGTGGCCCCTACGCGAGCACGCCCGCGCGCCGCGCCCAGATCGTGCGTGCGGCCCTGGCCAGTTTTGCCGAGCACGGTTACGAACGCGCCTCCCTCCGCGACATCGCCGCGCGTGCTGAGCTGACGCACGCCGCGCTCCTGCGCCACTTCGCCAGCAAAGACGAACTCCTCCTCGCGGCACTCGCGCAGCGCGACGACGACGACGAAGAGATGGCGCGCCGCATCATGCAGTCGCGCGTGCCGGCCGAGCAGGTGCTCTCGAATGTGCTGGCCGACGAGTTCGCCCACCCCGAGCACCAGCGCAACTGGCTCGCGATCACCGTCGCGGCGACCAACCCCGACCACCCTGCGCACGACTTCTTCATCGCGCGACGCGAACGCATGCGCCAGCACTTCTCGAGCGGCCGACTCGCCACCGCCCACGACGGCGAAGAGGTCACCGCCGACGACAAGGTCACCATGCTGCTCGCCATGATCGACGGCCTGCGAATCCAGGCGCTACTCGACCCGAGCCGCCAGACGCTGCCGCTTCTCGAGACATTCATGCGCATGATCATGACCGACGACGCGGCACGCGACTGA
- a CDS encoding family 78 glycoside hydrolase catalytic domain — protein MPSAPYDLVVDYGGDEFAVTGSAPRLSWKDAVDRDLRAVYRVEAVIDGAQPIVSEVAGRRLTAWPFTALGSAQRVRWRVRAEAPDAVWSEWAEFESGLLGADWSAPWISPVEPAVGTDGDAGYGRRAAHVLAGGFRIAGAVSSARLYTTALGVYTASVNGERVGTVELAPGSTSYDRTVYAQAADVTRLLRDGANTVELELSDGWYRGQVGAFRLPAAWGTTLGARVELHVEFADGSRQVVAGDGSWTSRRSAITRADLMDGETLDLSTVTGPVVPVLVDVVEAPPIDWSPAPPVRVVERRAPEALRAIAHGVWLVDFGQNASGWIRLTDLGAPGTRTVLEYGEALGRDGDLDTSHLDSERPDGGRKAFVQRDEIVAGKQGGVFEPRHTVHGFRYARITRPDGSALAAASLEMCIVQTDLARTGAFACSDDELNRLHEITDWSFRGNAVDVPTDCPTRERLAWTGDYQVFVPMATRLYDVHGFSRKWLRSVRDDQLDDGRIANFSPDGRRIKHHLDDQFAMMTGSAGWGDAIVAVPWELYLSYGDEQVLAENVDAMRRWVEWALGQARSARHFARVQASAEPEPFEQYLWDGTFHWGEWTEPRQRDAEGNRIDPVKHDPMAWFMADKGEVGTAYLHRSTATLAAVSRVLGRVEDATRYAATADRIADAWRQAYLRADGTTTTDTQAAYARALAFGLIPEELRDRAVDRLVELIRDAGTHVGTGFLATGDLLQVLADHGRADVAYELLQQRTAPSWRYMLDRGATTVWEDWEGIDEHGDAHESLNHYSKGAAMRFLHTHTLGLRQDADSVGWQRVLIEPVPGGGVTWARGSHEGPQGTIDVDWRIEGERMTLTAVVPSGTTARVVLPDGTEYRIGAGRFETTATLPARASTATA, from the coding sequence ATGCCCAGTGCACCGTACGACCTCGTCGTCGACTACGGCGGTGACGAATTCGCAGTCACCGGCTCTGCCCCCCGCCTTTCCTGGAAGGACGCGGTCGACCGCGATCTTCGCGCGGTTTACCGGGTGGAAGCGGTGATCGACGGAGCACAACCGATCGTCTCGGAGGTCGCCGGTCGTCGCTTGACGGCGTGGCCGTTCACGGCGCTCGGCAGCGCACAGCGGGTGCGGTGGCGGGTCCGCGCCGAGGCGCCGGATGCCGTTTGGTCGGAGTGGGCGGAGTTCGAGTCGGGACTCCTCGGCGCGGACTGGTCCGCACCTTGGATCTCTCCCGTCGAACCTGCCGTGGGCACCGACGGCGATGCCGGCTACGGACGGCGTGCGGCGCATGTGCTCGCGGGTGGCTTCAGGATCGCCGGCGCCGTTTCGTCGGCCCGCCTCTACACGACCGCCCTCGGCGTGTACACGGCGAGCGTGAACGGCGAGCGCGTCGGCACGGTCGAGCTCGCGCCGGGGTCGACCTCGTACGACCGCACCGTCTACGCGCAGGCGGCGGACGTCACCCGGCTGCTCCGCGACGGGGCGAACACGGTCGAACTCGAGCTCTCCGACGGCTGGTACCGCGGGCAGGTCGGCGCGTTCCGGCTTCCCGCCGCCTGGGGCACCACGTTGGGTGCCCGCGTCGAGCTGCACGTCGAGTTCGCCGACGGATCGCGGCAGGTCGTGGCGGGCGACGGCTCCTGGACGAGCCGGCGGTCGGCGATCACCCGTGCCGACCTCATGGACGGCGAGACGCTCGACCTGTCCACGGTGACCGGCCCCGTGGTGCCCGTGCTTGTCGACGTCGTCGAGGCGCCGCCGATCGACTGGTCGCCGGCGCCGCCGGTGCGGGTCGTCGAGCGGCGCGCACCCGAGGCGCTGCGAGCGATCGCCCACGGGGTCTGGCTCGTGGACTTCGGGCAGAACGCGTCCGGCTGGATTCGGCTGACCGACCTGGGTGCGCCGGGCACTCGCACCGTGCTCGAGTACGGCGAGGCACTGGGCCGCGACGGCGACCTGGACACCTCGCACCTCGATTCCGAACGGCCCGACGGCGGGCGCAAGGCGTTCGTGCAGCGCGACGAGATCGTCGCGGGGAAGCAGGGCGGCGTCTTCGAGCCCCGCCACACGGTGCACGGGTTCCGGTACGCACGGATCACCCGCCCCGATGGCAGCGCACTCGCCGCCGCATCCCTGGAGATGTGCATCGTGCAGACCGATCTCGCGCGCACGGGAGCCTTTGCGTGCAGCGACGACGAACTGAACCGGCTGCACGAGATCACCGACTGGAGCTTCCGCGGCAACGCGGTCGACGTGCCGACCGACTGCCCGACCCGTGAGCGGCTCGCCTGGACCGGTGACTACCAAGTGTTCGTGCCGATGGCCACGCGCCTGTACGACGTGCACGGCTTCAGCCGCAAGTGGCTGCGCTCGGTGCGTGATGATCAGCTCGACGACGGCCGGATCGCGAACTTCTCGCCCGACGGGCGCCGTATCAAGCACCACCTCGACGACCAGTTCGCCATGATGACCGGTTCGGCGGGCTGGGGCGACGCGATCGTCGCGGTGCCGTGGGAGCTCTACCTCTCGTATGGTGACGAGCAGGTGCTCGCCGAGAACGTCGACGCGATGAGGCGCTGGGTCGAGTGGGCGCTCGGACAGGCGCGCTCCGCCCGGCACTTCGCCCGCGTGCAGGCCTCAGCCGAGCCCGAGCCGTTCGAGCAGTATCTCTGGGACGGCACGTTCCACTGGGGCGAGTGGACCGAGCCCAGGCAACGCGACGCCGAGGGGAACCGGATCGATCCGGTCAAGCACGACCCGATGGCCTGGTTCATGGCTGACAAGGGCGAGGTCGGCACCGCCTACCTGCACCGCTCGACCGCGACCCTCGCCGCCGTCTCGCGCGTCCTCGGCCGCGTCGAGGATGCCACCCGCTACGCGGCGACCGCCGACCGCATCGCCGATGCCTGGCGACAGGCCTACCTGCGCGCCGATGGCACGACGACGACCGACACTCAGGCCGCCTACGCGCGGGCCCTCGCGTTCGGACTGATTCCCGAAGAGCTCCGCGACCGCGCGGTCGACCGGCTCGTGGAACTGATCCGCGACGCCGGCACCCATGTCGGCACCGGATTCCTCGCGACGGGCGACCTGCTGCAGGTGCTCGCCGACCACGGCCGCGCGGACGTCGCGTACGAACTCCTCCAGCAGCGCACCGCCCCGTCGTGGCGGTACATGCTCGACCGCGGCGCGACCACAGTCTGGGAGGACTGGGAGGGCATCGACGAACACGGCGACGCCCACGAGTCGCTCAATCACTACAGCAAGGGTGCCGCGATGCGGTTTCTCCACACGCACACGCTCGGGCTGCGGCAGGACGCCGATTCTGTCGGCTGGCAACGTGTCTTGATCGAACCCGTTCCGGGCGGTGGCGTTACCTGGGCACGCGGCAGCCACGAGGGGCCGCAAGGCACGATCGACGTCGACTGGCGCATCGAGGGCGAGCGGATGACGCTGACCGCCGTGGTCCCATCGGGCACCACCGCCCGCGTCGTGCTGCCCGACGGCACCGAGTACCGGATCGGGGCGGGCCGGTTCGAGACGACCGCCACGCTCCCCGCCCGCGCGTCGACCGCGACGGCATGA
- a CDS encoding SDR family NAD(P)-dependent oxidoreductase: MTFPFADVSARSLTELLSLAGRRAVVTGAAQGLGKAIAARLAEAGADLLLIDLNEDAAQLAAVELADRYGVRVAATRADVADTASVAAAADVAVAELGGIDIWVNNAGIFPNAPVTAMPDEMWDATFAVNARGVFLGSREAARRMSADRSGGVIVNIISTAGVQVAFPGMAAYVGSKHAALGMTKSLAVDLAPLGIRVLGVAPSFVPTEGNIAAAKAGAEAAAAAGIETPTLDVMKTSMIGRMGTPDDIARVVLFAASDLSMIMTGSTLLADAGETV, translated from the coding sequence ATGACCTTCCCGTTCGCCGACGTCTCGGCCCGTTCGCTCACCGAGCTGCTCTCGCTCGCCGGCCGCCGGGCCGTCGTGACCGGTGCGGCTCAAGGCCTCGGCAAGGCCATTGCGGCGCGACTGGCCGAGGCCGGGGCCGACCTCCTGCTGATCGACCTCAACGAGGATGCGGCGCAGCTCGCCGCCGTGGAACTCGCCGACCGGTACGGCGTTCGCGTGGCCGCCACGCGCGCCGATGTCGCCGATACGGCATCGGTCGCGGCGGCCGCCGACGTGGCGGTCGCCGAGCTCGGCGGCATCGACATCTGGGTGAACAACGCCGGGATCTTCCCGAACGCGCCGGTGACCGCGATGCCCGACGAGATGTGGGACGCGACCTTCGCGGTCAACGCGCGCGGCGTGTTCCTCGGTTCGCGCGAGGCCGCACGCCGCATGTCGGCCGACCGATCGGGCGGCGTCATCGTCAACATCATCTCGACCGCGGGCGTGCAGGTGGCATTCCCCGGCATGGCCGCGTACGTCGGATCCAAGCACGCCGCGCTCGGCATGACCAAGTCGCTCGCGGTCGACCTCGCCCCGCTCGGCATCCGCGTGCTCGGCGTCGCGCCCAGCTTCGTACCCACCGAGGGCAACATCGCGGCGGCGAAGGCCGGCGCCGAGGCCGCCGCCGCGGCCGGGATCGAGACGCCGACCCTCGACGTGATGAAGACGAGCATGATCGGCCGCATGGGCACCCCCGACGACATCGCGCGCGTCGTGCTCTTCGCAGCGAGCGACCTCTCGATGATCATGACGGGCAGCACCCTCCTTGCCGACGCCGGCGAGACGGTCTGA